The Actinobacillus equuli genome includes a window with the following:
- a CDS encoding DeoR/GlpR family DNA-binding transcription regulator: protein MSKRNTQQRRHLIVKMVQEQGEVSVETLAGFFETSEVTIRKDLTALEESGLLLRRYGGAVKIPSEMIEDSNEQLSKQKLAIANEAVKHIRDHNRIIIDSGSTTGAMVKALYQTGLVIMTNSLALATELTMLDNEPTVLMTGGTWDTRSDSFQGKVAEQVLRSYDFDQLFIGADGLDLVRGTTTFNELVGLSQVMAEVSREVIVLIESQKIGRKMPNLELEWKAVNKLITDADIDEEIKKAIESHGVEVIVARD from the coding sequence ATGTCAAAGAGAAATACGCAGCAACGTCGCCACCTAATTGTAAAAATGGTACAAGAACAAGGAGAGGTGAGTGTTGAAACATTGGCAGGTTTCTTCGAAACGTCTGAAGTGACGATTCGTAAGGATTTAACCGCTTTAGAAGAAAGCGGTTTGTTATTACGTCGTTATGGTGGTGCGGTAAAAATTCCATCAGAAATGATTGAAGATAGCAACGAGCAACTTTCAAAACAAAAATTAGCAATTGCGAATGAAGCGGTAAAACATATTCGAGATCATAATCGGATTATCATTGATAGCGGAAGTACAACCGGGGCGATGGTAAAAGCGTTGTATCAGACAGGCTTGGTGATTATGACGAATTCATTGGCATTAGCAACCGAATTAACCATGCTTGATAATGAACCTACGGTGTTAATGACCGGCGGTACTTGGGATACGCGTTCTGATTCATTCCAAGGTAAAGTTGCCGAGCAAGTACTACGTTCTTATGATTTTGACCAACTGTTTATTGGCGCAGACGGTCTCGATTTAGTACGCGGTACTACAACATTTAATGAGCTCGTAGGCTTGAGTCAAGTAATGGCTGAGGTTTCTCGAGAAGTTATCGTCTTAATTGAGTCTCAAAAGATTGGACGTAAAATGCCGAATCTTGAACTTGAATGGAAAGCTGTGAATAAATTGATCACTGATGCCGATATTGATGAAGAGATTAAAAAGGCAATCGAATCACATGGTGTAGAGGTGATTGTGGCTCGTGATTAA
- the mtnN gene encoding 5'-methylthioadenosine/S-adenosylhomocysteine nucleosidase: MKLKIGIIGAMPQEVEILRNLMVEAKVTEIAGCKIYDGKINNTRVALLQSGIGKVAAAVGTTLLLELAKPDMIINTGSAGGLDPKLNVGDIVISTEVRHHDVDVTAFGYEKGQLPANPAAFVPNEQLMNVAIKETEKAGFNAVSGLICSGDLFVNGAEKIAQIREHFPSVAAVEMEAAAIAQVCHAFEVPFVIVRAISDVADKESHLSFDEFLPLAAEKSSEIVLAMLNSIA, from the coding sequence ATGAAATTAAAAATTGGAATTATCGGCGCAATGCCGCAAGAAGTTGAAATTTTACGTAATTTAATGGTTGAAGCGAAAGTAACGGAAATAGCGGGTTGTAAAATTTATGACGGTAAAATTAATAATACGCGAGTGGCGTTATTACAATCCGGTATTGGTAAAGTCGCTGCGGCAGTCGGCACAACCTTATTACTTGAATTAGCGAAGCCGGATATGATTATTAATACGGGATCAGCAGGTGGTTTGGATCCAAAATTAAATGTCGGGGATATCGTGATTTCAACGGAAGTACGCCATCACGATGTTGATGTGACCGCATTCGGTTATGAGAAAGGACAATTGCCGGCGAATCCAGCTGCATTTGTTCCAAATGAACAGTTAATGAATGTTGCGATTAAAGAAACGGAAAAAGCCGGTTTTAATGCGGTTTCCGGTTTAATTTGTAGCGGTGACTTATTTGTGAATGGTGCGGAAAAAATTGCGCAAATTCGTGAACACTTCCCAAGTGTTGCCGCGGTGGAAATGGAAGCAGCAGCAATTGCACAAGTTTGCCATGCGTTTGAAGTACCTTTCGTGATTGTTCGTGCGATTTCAGATGTCGCAGATAAAGAATCTCACCTTTCTTTTGATGAATTCTTACCACTGGCGGCGGAGAAATCATCGGAAATTGTTCTTGCTATGTTAAATAGCATTGCCTAA
- a CDS encoding glycine zipper 2TM domain-containing protein, with product MKFMVKVLAVAVLATTVSACNGLTKSQRNTALGAAVGGVAGNIIGNSTGATLGGAALGGVIGSQIK from the coding sequence ATGAAATTTATGGTAAAAGTACTTGCGGTTGCAGTATTGGCTACAACTGTTTCAGCGTGTAACGGCTTGACCAAATCACAACGTAATACGGCGCTCGGTGCTGCAGTTGGTGGGGTTGCCGGTAATATAATTGGAAACTCTACCGGTGCAACTTTAGGTGGTGCTGCTTTAGGTGGCGTTATCGGTAGTCAAATTAAATAA
- the fkpA gene encoding FKBP-type peptidyl-prolyl cis-trans isomerase, giving the protein MLKSKLSVLAVAASVFAASQATFAEQKADQKFIDESSYAVGVLMGKNIEGVVASQKEIFSYNQDKILAGVQDTIKKTGKLTDEDLQKQLKALDTYLASQESKIAAEKSKATIEAGNKFRAEYEKKAGVKKTASGLLYKIEKAGTGESPKAEDTVKVHYKGTLTDGTVFDSSYDRGEPIEFQLNQLIPGWIEAIPMLKKGGKMEIVLPPQLGYGERQAGKIPASSTLKFEIELLDFKAAEAKK; this is encoded by the coding sequence ATGTTAAAAAGCAAACTTTCTGTACTTGCAGTCGCAGCGAGCGTATTTGCAGCATCACAAGCGACCTTTGCGGAACAAAAAGCGGATCAAAAATTTATAGACGAGTCTTCATACGCAGTCGGCGTATTAATGGGAAAAAACATTGAGGGCGTTGTTGCATCGCAAAAAGAAATTTTCTCTTATAACCAAGATAAAATTTTAGCCGGTGTACAAGATACGATTAAAAAAACCGGTAAATTAACCGATGAAGATTTACAAAAACAATTAAAAGCACTTGATACTTATCTTGCAAGCCAAGAAAGCAAAATTGCTGCAGAAAAAAGTAAAGCGACAATCGAAGCTGGTAACAAATTCCGTGCTGAATACGAGAAAAAAGCCGGCGTGAAAAAAACAGCTTCTGGCTTACTCTACAAAATTGAAAAAGCCGGTACAGGCGAATCACCAAAAGCTGAAGATACCGTAAAAGTACACTATAAAGGTACCTTAACAGACGGTACGGTGTTCGATAGCTCATACGACCGCGGTGAACCAATTGAATTCCAATTAAATCAATTAATTCCGGGTTGGATTGAAGCGATTCCAATGCTGAAAAAAGGCGGAAAAATGGAAATCGTATTACCACCTCAGTTAGGATACGGTGAACGTCAAGCGGGTAAAATTCCAGCAAGTTCAACCTTAAAATTTGAAATCGAATTATTAGATTTCAAAGCGGCTGAAGCGAAAAAATAA
- the rimO gene encoding 30S ribosomal protein S12 methylthiotransferase RimO — translation MSTTPNIGFISLGCPKNLVDSERILTELRTDGYNIIPSYENADLVIVNTCGFIDSAVQESLEAIGEALQENGKVIVTGCLGAKENQIREVHPKVLEITGPHSYEAVMQHVHKYVPRPERNIYTSLVPAQGVKLTPKHYAYLKISEGCDHRCTFCIIPSMRGDLDSRPIVQVLDEAKRLADSGVKELLIVSQDTSAYALDQSKENQNKTVFWNGAPIKNNLITLCEQLGTLGIWVRLHYVYPYPHVDDLIPLMAQGKILPYLDIPLQHASPKVLKAMKRPGSIERTLERIKKWREICPELTLRSTFIVGFPGETEEDFQMLLDFLEEAQLDRVGCFKFSPVEGAVATEMADQVPEDVKEERFHRFMQVQQRISAARLQQKVGKTLAVIVDEIDEEGIIGRSMADAPEIDGVVYVDNISNQDVKVGKIISVTITNADEYDLWGTC, via the coding sequence ATGAGTACTACACCAAATATTGGTTTTATCAGCCTTGGCTGCCCTAAAAATCTAGTTGATTCTGAGCGTATTTTGACGGAATTACGTACAGACGGTTATAACATTATTCCGAGTTATGAAAATGCGGATTTAGTAATTGTTAACACTTGTGGCTTTATCGACAGTGCGGTGCAAGAGTCTCTAGAAGCGATCGGCGAAGCATTGCAAGAAAATGGTAAAGTGATTGTTACCGGCTGTTTAGGCGCAAAAGAAAACCAAATTCGTGAAGTGCATCCGAAAGTATTAGAAATCACTGGGCCGCATAGCTACGAAGCGGTTATGCAGCATGTACATAAATATGTACCGCGCCCGGAACGCAATATTTATACCAGTCTGGTACCGGCGCAAGGGGTAAAACTTACACCTAAACATTATGCTTATTTAAAGATTTCGGAAGGTTGTGACCACCGTTGTACTTTCTGTATCATCCCTTCGATGCGCGGTGATTTAGATAGCCGTCCGATCGTTCAGGTGTTAGATGAGGCTAAACGTCTCGCTGACTCGGGGGTGAAAGAGTTATTAATTGTTTCACAAGATACATCTGCTTATGCGTTAGATCAGTCAAAAGAGAATCAAAACAAGACAGTTTTCTGGAATGGTGCGCCAATTAAAAATAATTTAATTACTTTATGCGAGCAGTTAGGAACTTTAGGCATTTGGGTTCGTCTACATTATGTCTATCCGTATCCGCATGTAGATGATTTAATTCCGTTAATGGCTCAAGGTAAAATTTTGCCGTATTTGGATATTCCGTTACAACACGCAAGCCCGAAAGTATTGAAGGCGATGAAACGTCCCGGTTCTATTGAGCGTACGTTGGAGCGTATAAAAAAATGGCGCGAGATCTGTCCGGAATTAACGCTTCGCTCAACCTTTATTGTTGGTTTCCCTGGCGAGACAGAAGAAGATTTCCAAATGTTATTGGATTTCTTAGAGGAAGCACAATTAGATCGTGTTGGTTGCTTTAAATTTAGCCCGGTAGAAGGTGCGGTAGCAACCGAAATGGCGGATCAAGTGCCGGAAGATGTGAAAGAAGAACGTTTCCACCGTTTTATGCAAGTTCAACAGCGTATTTCAGCAGCACGTTTACAACAAAAAGTGGGTAAGACACTTGCAGTAATTGTTGATGAGATTGACGAAGAAGGCATTATCGGTCGTTCAATGGCGGATGCCCCGGAAATTGACGGCGTAGTATATGTAGATAATATTTCGAATCAAGATGTAAAAGTTGGTAAGATTATCTCAGTAACAATTACTAATGCTGACGAATATGATTTGTGGGGAACTTGTTAA
- a CDS encoding PTS mannitol transporter subunit IICBA, which translates to MSNLKVKVQSFGRFLSNMVMPNIGAFIAWGFITALFIPTGWLPNESLGKLVGPMITYLLPLLIGYSGGRLAGGERGAVVGAITTMGIIVGSEIPMFLGAMIVGPLGGWAIKTFDKAIEGKVKSGFEMLVNNFSAGIIGMLLALLSFSFIGGVVTSLSDLLAAGVRALVDANLLALTSVIVEPAKILFLNNAINHGIFSPLGIQESSELGKSIFFLIEANPGPGLGILIAYMLFGKGSAKNTASSASIIHFFGGIHEIYFPYVLMNPRLILAVIAGGATGVLTNTLLGGGLVSPASPGSIIAVLAMTPAGAHLAVIASVILSCVVTFVIASVLLKMQKEEASDDALESAQAEMAAMKAQSKGGAVAADAAVAGDFSNVRKIYVSCDAGMGSSAMGASMLRKKVQAAGLNVEVQNVAINDLPQDAQLVVTHKDLTARAQKQVPTAQHLSLNNFLDGVFYDGLVAKLTANSTDKVIPVEVVPQVATERGGLNVTEDQIFLNLTARTKEEAIQFAGEQLVKLGFAEADYVPAMFEREQQVSTYLGEGIAVPHGTIAAKDKVLKTGIVFCQYREGVRFTDEEDGVAKLVIGIAARNNEHIQVVSAITNALDDEKTMEILTLTDDPQKVLRLLKGE; encoded by the coding sequence ATGTCTAATCTTAAAGTTAAAGTCCAAAGTTTTGGGCGTTTCTTATCAAATATGGTGATGCCGAATATCGGGGCTTTCATCGCCTGGGGTTTTATTACCGCATTATTTATTCCTACCGGTTGGTTGCCGAATGAGAGTTTAGGTAAACTTGTCGGCCCGATGATTACCTATTTATTACCGCTATTAATCGGTTATAGCGGTGGTCGTTTAGCTGGCGGTGAACGTGGTGCGGTAGTTGGTGCGATTACTACCATGGGTATCATTGTCGGTTCTGAAATTCCAATGTTCTTAGGTGCAATGATTGTTGGTCCACTTGGCGGCTGGGCAATCAAAACATTCGATAAAGCAATCGAAGGGAAAGTGAAAAGCGGTTTTGAGATGTTAGTGAATAACTTCTCAGCCGGTATTATCGGTATGTTATTAGCGCTACTGTCATTTAGCTTTATCGGTGGTGTTGTTACTTCGCTTTCAGACTTATTAGCTGCGGGTGTAAGAGCGTTAGTGGATGCTAACTTACTTGCGTTAACATCGGTGATTGTTGAGCCAGCGAAAATTTTATTCTTAAATAATGCAATCAACCACGGTATCTTCTCGCCGCTTGGTATTCAAGAATCTTCAGAATTAGGTAAATCAATCTTCTTCTTAATTGAAGCGAACCCGGGCCCAGGTTTAGGTATTTTGATTGCCTATATGTTATTCGGTAAAGGTTCAGCAAAAAATACCGCAAGTTCTGCATCAATCATTCACTTCTTCGGCGGTATTCACGAAATTTACTTCCCGTATGTATTAATGAATCCTCGTTTAATCCTTGCAGTAATTGCGGGTGGTGCAACAGGCGTATTAACTAATACATTATTAGGCGGCGGTTTAGTTTCACCGGCTTCTCCGGGTTCAATCATTGCGGTATTAGCAATGACACCGGCGGGCGCGCACTTAGCGGTTATCGCTTCTGTGATTCTTTCATGTGTAGTTACTTTCGTGATTGCATCCGTATTACTCAAAATGCAAAAAGAAGAGGCGTCTGATGATGCGTTAGAAAGTGCACAAGCGGAAATGGCGGCAATGAAAGCACAAAGCAAAGGCGGTGCTGTTGCGGCGGATGCAGCGGTTGCAGGCGATTTCAGCAATGTACGTAAAATTTATGTGTCTTGTGATGCGGGCATGGGTTCAAGCGCAATGGGTGCAAGTATGTTACGCAAAAAAGTACAAGCGGCAGGTTTAAATGTCGAAGTACAAAACGTAGCAATTAATGATTTACCACAAGACGCTCAATTAGTGGTAACCCACAAAGACTTAACTGCACGTGCGCAAAAACAAGTACCGACCGCACAACATTTATCACTTAATAACTTCTTAGACGGCGTTTTCTATGACGGTTTAGTGGCAAAACTTACTGCAAACAGTACAGACAAAGTGATTCCGGTTGAAGTTGTGCCGCAAGTGGCAACTGAACGTGGCGGTTTAAATGTGACCGAGGATCAAATCTTCTTAAATCTAACTGCACGTACCAAAGAAGAGGCGATTCAATTTGCCGGTGAACAACTTGTAAAATTAGGTTTTGCTGAAGCGGATTATGTACCGGCAATGTTTGAACGTGAACAACAAGTTTCAACTTACTTAGGTGAGGGTATTGCGGTTCCGCACGGTACGATTGCGGCAAAAGATAAAGTATTAAAAACCGGTATCGTATTCTGCCAATATCGTGAAGGCGTGCGTTTTACTGACGAAGAAGATGGTGTGGCGAAATTAGTTATCGGTATTGCGGCACGTAATAACGAACACATCCAAGTCGTAAGTGCGATCACTAATGCGTTAGATGATGAGAAAACCATGGAAATTCTCACCTTAACCGATGATCCGCAAAAAGTATTACGCTTATTAAAAGGCGAATAA
- a CDS encoding UDP-glucose:protein N-beta-glucosyltransferase → MEHSKKPNLALFEAAVAAKKYEESCTELLEILAKLDSNFGGIQDIDFEFPTQLKDLEQEKTVYFCTRLANAVSTLFSDPGLEISVEGAQRFLAFQRWLSLVFASSPYVNADHVLQTYNRNPNRENSLDIHLEATKGALIKFCILYLPESNVNLNLDAAWNADPELCASLCFALQSPRFIGTPVAFSKRGAILQWFPTRLAQLQNLNNVPSAVSHDVYMHCSYDIAPNKHDVKKALNQVIRRHIETEYGWKDRDVTKIGYRNGKPVMVVLLEHFHSAHSIYRTHSTSMIAAREHFHLIGLGNASVDQAGRDVFDEFHLVDGNNMKDKLEFIRSICETNGALVFYMPSIGMDLATIFASNTRLAPVQVIALGHPATTHSDFIEYVIVEDDYVGSEECFSETLLRLPKDALPYVPSALAPEKVDYLLRENPEVVNIGIASTTMKLNPYFLEALRAIRDRAKVKVHFHFALGQSNGVTHPYVERFIKSYLGDSATAHPHSPYHQYLSILHNCDMMVNPFPFGNTNGIIDMVTLGLVGVCKTGPEVHEHIDEGLFKRLGLPEWLIANSVDEYVERAVRLAENHQERLELRRHIIENNGLNTLFTGDPRPMGRILLTKAMEWADQNNVSLEVNSIVEEPKAKAKASRKTKATTSSTTKTKTVTKAKKETAKKDIQSKAAVKKVKKTDK, encoded by the coding sequence ATGGAACACAGTAAAAAACCTAATTTAGCACTATTTGAAGCTGCTGTAGCAGCGAAAAAATATGAAGAATCTTGTACCGAATTACTTGAGATTTTAGCGAAACTTGATAGTAATTTTGGTGGAATTCAAGATATTGATTTTGAATTCCCTACCCAATTAAAGGATCTTGAACAAGAGAAGACCGTTTATTTCTGTACTCGTTTAGCGAATGCAGTAAGTACGCTTTTTTCTGATCCTGGATTAGAAATTTCAGTAGAAGGTGCACAGCGCTTTTTAGCGTTCCAACGTTGGTTGTCCCTTGTTTTTGCAAGTTCTCCGTATGTTAATGCGGATCATGTATTACAAACTTATAATCGTAATCCAAACCGTGAAAATAGTTTAGATATTCACTTAGAAGCAACGAAAGGGGCATTAATTAAATTCTGTATTTTATATTTGCCGGAATCAAACGTTAATTTAAACCTTGATGCGGCATGGAATGCAGATCCTGAACTTTGTGCTTCGCTTTGTTTTGCTTTACAGTCACCTCGATTTATTGGTACGCCAGTAGCTTTCTCAAAACGTGGAGCGATTTTACAGTGGTTCCCTACTCGTTTAGCACAACTACAAAACTTAAATAATGTACCAAGTGCCGTTTCGCATGATGTTTATATGCACTGTAGCTATGATATTGCGCCAAATAAACATGATGTAAAAAAAGCATTAAATCAAGTCATTCGTCGCCATATTGAAACCGAATATGGGTGGAAAGATCGTGATGTGACCAAAATCGGTTATCGTAATGGCAAACCGGTAATGGTTGTATTGCTTGAGCATTTCCATTCTGCACACTCAATTTATCGTACGCACTCTACTTCAATGATTGCGGCTCGTGAGCATTTCCACCTCATCGGTTTAGGTAATGCATCGGTTGACCAAGCGGGTAGAGACGTATTCGATGAGTTCCATCTGGTCGATGGTAATAATATGAAAGACAAATTAGAGTTTATTCGCTCAATTTGTGAAACAAACGGCGCGTTAGTCTTCTATATGCCGAGCATCGGTATGGACTTAGCAACGATTTTTGCAAGTAATACACGTTTAGCACCGGTACAAGTGATTGCTTTAGGTCACCCGGCTACGACCCATTCCGACTTTATTGAATATGTGATTGTAGAAGATGATTATGTCGGTTCGGAAGAATGCTTCAGCGAAACGTTATTACGTTTACCGAAAGATGCATTGCCGTATGTTCCGTCTGCATTAGCGCCTGAAAAAGTAGATTATTTATTACGTGAGAATCCGGAAGTCGTAAATATCGGTATTGCTTCAACGACAATGAAGTTAAACCCATATTTCTTAGAAGCATTAAGAGCAATTCGCGATCGTGCTAAAGTGAAAGTACATTTCCATTTTGCTTTAGGTCAATCAAACGGTGTAACTCATCCGTATGTAGAACGCTTTATTAAATCTTACTTAGGTGATTCGGCAACGGCCCATCCTCATTCGCCTTATCATCAATATCTCAGTATTTTGCATAACTGCGATATGATGGTAAATCCATTCCCGTTTGGTAATACCAACGGTATTATCGATATGGTAACGTTAGGTTTAGTGGGCGTATGTAAGACAGGGCCGGAAGTTCATGAACATATTGACGAAGGCTTGTTTAAGCGTTTAGGTTTACCTGAGTGGCTTATCGCTAATTCGGTAGATGAATATGTTGAACGAGCAGTGCGCTTAGCGGAAAATCATCAAGAGCGTTTAGAATTACGTCGTCACATTATTGAGAATAACGGTTTAAATACGTTATTTACTGGCGACCCTCGTCCAATGGGACGTATTTTATTAACGAAAGCGATGGAATGGGCTGATCAAAATAATGTTTCTTTAGAAGTGAACAGTATCGTTGAGGAACCTAAAGCGAAAGCTAAGGCATCAAGAAAAACCAAAGCTACGACTTCTTCAACAACGAAGACAAAAACGGTAACTAAAGCCAAAAAAGAGACGGCTAAAAAGGATATTCAGTCAAAAGCAGCTGTTAAAAAAGTAAAGAAAACTGATAAATAA
- the glmS gene encoding glutamine--fructose-6-phosphate transaminase (isomerizing), giving the protein MCGIVGAVAQRDVADILVDGLHRLEYRGYDSAGVAVLNEEHNMQIVRRVGKVKALDDAISANPLIGGTGIAHTRWATHGEPSETNAHPHRSGKIAVVHNGIIENYEELKVVLQERGYVFQSQTDTEVIAHLVEWELRTSSSLLEAVQKTVVQLRGAYGTVVMNQDDPSRLIVARSGSPLVIGYGVGENFLASDPLALLSVTRRFAYLEEGDVAEITRHTVDIYSRDGQKVEREIHEGNFEADAADKGPYRHYMQKEIFEQPVAIMNTLDGRIENGKVKIDAIGPNAAEILSKVEHVQIVACGTSYNAGMVARYWFEAIAGVSCDVEIASEFRYRKFVTRPNSLLITLSQSGETADTLAALRLAKESGYMSAMTICNVASSSLVRESDFAFMTKAGVEIGVASTKAFTTQLTCMLLLNVAIGRLKGTVSEEQEHHIVQALQRLPAQIESALVFDKAIEKLSEDFADKHHTLFLGRGEYYPIAMESALKLKEISYIHAEAYAAGELKHGPLALIDSEMPVVVVAPENDLLEKVKSNIEEVRARGGQLYVFADHEAGFEETTGFKTIVLPRVDEVTAPIFYTVPLQLLSYHIALIKGTDVDQPRNLAKAVTVE; this is encoded by the coding sequence ATGTGCGGAATTGTAGGTGCAGTAGCACAACGCGACGTAGCTGACATTTTAGTAGATGGTTTACACCGCTTAGAGTATCGTGGTTACGACTCTGCGGGTGTTGCAGTACTAAACGAAGAACATAATATGCAAATTGTTCGTCGTGTAGGTAAAGTAAAAGCATTGGACGATGCGATTTCTGCAAACCCATTAATCGGTGGTACAGGTATTGCTCACACTCGTTGGGCAACTCACGGTGAACCATCTGAAACCAATGCTCACCCACATCGCAGTGGTAAAATTGCAGTAGTACATAACGGTATCATTGAAAACTACGAAGAATTAAAAGTGGTTTTACAAGAGCGTGGTTATGTATTCCAGTCGCAAACTGACACTGAAGTAATTGCTCACTTAGTTGAGTGGGAACTCCGCACATCAAGTTCTTTATTAGAAGCGGTTCAAAAAACAGTAGTTCAATTACGTGGTGCATACGGTACAGTAGTAATGAATCAAGATGATCCGTCTCGTTTAATCGTTGCACGTTCTGGTAGCCCATTAGTTATCGGTTATGGTGTGGGCGAAAACTTCTTAGCATCAGACCCATTAGCATTATTAAGCGTAACTCGTCGTTTTGCTTACCTTGAAGAAGGTGATGTAGCGGAAATTACTCGTCATACTGTGGATATCTATAGCCGTGACGGTCAAAAAGTTGAACGTGAAATTCACGAAGGTAACTTCGAAGCGGATGCTGCAGATAAAGGTCCATACCGTCACTATATGCAGAAAGAAATTTTCGAACAACCAGTAGCAATCATGAATACCTTAGACGGTCGTATCGAAAACGGTAAAGTGAAAATTGATGCAATTGGTCCGAATGCGGCAGAGATTTTATCGAAAGTTGAACACGTGCAAATCGTAGCTTGTGGTACTTCTTACAATGCAGGTATGGTTGCTCGTTACTGGTTTGAAGCTATCGCTGGCGTGAGCTGTGACGTTGAAATCGCGTCTGAGTTCCGTTACCGTAAATTCGTAACTCGTCCGAATAGTTTATTAATTACGCTTTCACAATCAGGTGAAACAGCGGACACATTAGCGGCATTACGTTTAGCGAAAGAATCTGGCTATATGTCTGCAATGACGATTTGTAACGTAGCAAGTTCTTCACTTGTTCGTGAGTCTGATTTCGCATTTATGACGAAAGCGGGTGTTGAAATCGGTGTTGCATCGACTAAAGCATTTACGACTCAGTTAACTTGTATGCTTCTTTTAAATGTGGCGATCGGTCGCTTAAAAGGCACGGTATCTGAAGAACAAGAACACCACATCGTTCAAGCATTACAACGTTTACCTGCGCAAATTGAAAGTGCGTTAGTGTTTGATAAAGCAATTGAGAAATTATCTGAAGACTTCGCAGATAAACACCATACTTTATTCTTAGGTCGTGGTGAGTACTATCCGATTGCAATGGAATCTGCATTAAAATTAAAAGAGATTTCATACATCCACGCAGAAGCGTATGCAGCAGGTGAATTAAAACACGGTCCGTTAGCATTAATCGACAGCGAAATGCCGGTAGTGGTAGTAGCGCCGGAAAATGATTTACTTGAAAAAGTGAAATCAAATATCGAAGAAGTGCGTGCACGTGGCGGTCAATTATATGTATTCGCAGATCACGAAGCAGGCTTTGAAGAAACAACTGGTTTCAAAACGATTGTGTTACCACGTGTTGATGAAGTTACGGCACCAATTTTCTACACAGTGCCGTTACAATTACTTTCATACCACATCGCATTAATTAAAGGTACGGACGTTGACCAACCTCGTAACCTTGCGAAAGCGGTAACTGTTGAGTAA
- a CDS encoding SlyX family protein, with the protein MTTELDFLQRIAELETKVAFQEVTIEELNQALVHHQFALDKLQTQVRHFAEKLQGVQSSNVASLAEETPPPHY; encoded by the coding sequence ATGACAACAGAACTCGATTTTTTACAACGTATAGCCGAATTAGAAACAAAAGTTGCTTTCCAAGAAGTGACGATAGAAGAGCTGAATCAAGCATTAGTTCATCATCAATTTGCTTTGGATAAACTTCAAACCCAAGTTCGCCACTTTGCAGAAAAATTGCAAGGCGTTCAGTCTAGTAATGTTGCTTCATTAGCGGAAGAAACACCCCCGCCGCATTATTAG
- a CDS encoding thiol:disulfide interchange protein DsbA/DsbL: MLFKNLVKWSVGLAISILALTVFASSVQAVENLQKNAKNESLFKDGKDYYSYKKPINIDLPKDGRILIQYFFKYDCAICLNANDYLKQYAEQHKDKVVLQRSPAYEKGDSFTGQMHATFMVIGREDLSELYLFDSVGRKEHVSLVKSDAAVTQWLASKGLDASAFNKLFYSEEVKQRMEQEKALFNLYNPPYVPIAVLNGKYILLQNTLYNDDYTYGVLDFLIEKLQQERKEDKK, translated from the coding sequence ATGTTATTTAAGAATTTAGTGAAGTGGAGTGTTGGTTTAGCGATATCTATCTTGGCATTAACTGTTTTTGCTTCTTCTGTACAAGCGGTCGAAAATCTGCAAAAAAATGCAAAAAACGAATCGCTTTTTAAAGATGGAAAAGACTATTACTCTTATAAAAAGCCAATAAATATCGACTTACCTAAAGATGGTCGCATATTAATTCAATATTTCTTTAAATATGATTGTGCCATTTGTTTAAATGCTAATGACTATTTGAAACAGTATGCCGAACAACATAAAGATAAAGTCGTATTACAACGTTCGCCTGCTTATGAAAAAGGTGATTCTTTTACAGGTCAAATGCATGCGACTTTTATGGTAATCGGACGTGAGGATTTGAGCGAGCTTTATTTATTTGATAGTGTAGGGCGCAAAGAGCATGTCAGTTTAGTTAAAAGTGATGCGGCAGTGACGCAATGGCTAGCTTCAAAGGGTTTGGATGCTAGCGCATTTAATAAATTGTTTTATTCGGAAGAAGTTAAGCAACGAATGGAACAAGAGAAAGCCTTGTTTAACTTATATAATCCGCCGTATGTACCGATTGCCGTATTAAACGGCAAATACATTTTGTTACAAAATACTTTGTACAATGACGATTATACTTACGGTGTATTAGATTTTTTAATTGAGAAACTACAACAAGAACGAAAAGAGGATAAAAAATAA